TAAACAATGCCCATCGATATTTTACGGCTTATATTTTTAGATTGAGACTTGTTTATCTACAATGGGTACGGatataaattatgataattAGGTCCCGCTAACGCTATGGGCAGTAGGCGTCAATAATTCAATTTGATTTGTATTTGAGCAGCCGCAatggtaaatatttttcacagcaaataataaatactgaaTCTCACTGTTGATCTGGCGGTTGCTAAGCCTGATGGCTTGAGTGCCATGGTTTGATTTAGATAGAGTCGATTTCAGTAGATAGAAAACTGTTAGAGCGTGATGAACATGATTTTACCTGGGCCCATGGGCCAATGATTGTCTACTAAAAAACATTAAGAGAAGGTGCAGAATTAAAACAGTTTATAAAACAATACTATTACATTTATTATCCAAACGCAAGGGCATAACATTCCAACTCGTTACAGTTAGACTTTTGCTCTACTATCATTCCGAATTTCTTATtgctatataaataaatatttgtttattgaCTGTTGCACTCGGGTTGGGCCCAGATGGTGTAGGCCTGGGTGGTGGAGGCCTGGGCTGGCCGGGTGGGGCTAGCGGGCCTAGGAGGCAGCTCACCAGGCGTGGCCGTAGGGCGCTGCGATCACGGGAGCGTGGGCAGCCACGGCATATTGGGGCGCCACAGCCACAGCGGGGGAGGCGATCTGGAACAAAAGAgagagaaaataatttatttggttcaaacacaGTTTATCACAGCGAATGCACCCACTCATCGTGTGTGCGCTATAGAACATGACGCTGGTATTCTGAAGAAACAATTTGTTTtgagattatttaatattaatgagtAAAAGACATAAAGTAATTAGTTTAGTATAGTTTAAGTTTATTAGTTTAAGTTTGTAAATTACCTGTACTTTAATTTGTTGTTCTGAATAAAAAATCTAtctgttaataatttattaactgtCCATAGATCAGTGTGTTTtagtataattaattagttagcATTAGTTTGTTAAATGCAAATTATAAATAAGGCCATTTTAGTAGTAGGTTTTAACACTTTTACAGTATATTTTAAACCTACTTTAGCTTCGAGACAACAGGGTGATCCGTCAGATGTCCTGACATCAAAGAATCCTCATAGAAATCCATATTCCATGGAAAAACAGGTCTTCAATTTTCACGAATTCGAAACGTTTCCAGGAAACTTTTCCTCTCTTCACAACAAACAACGGCTGCAGGGGCACGTGTTTCCAAGATGTTTGGaaggtacataaaaataattttcaaagatAATAGCACAATGCTTTTGAAGTTATGATTGATTTTAACCAGATATTGATAAAGTTCTTTCGGGAGTGTTATTTTCCAAAACAGTCAAAATAACTTTTCCTTTTGCGAAACAGGTTCAAAATAAGGTTTACAAACCCTGACAGAGTTAGCGTAGGAGGTGGCCACTGGCACCGCAGCCTTGACGATTGGGGCGCTCACTAGGGGGGCGCCGACGATGCCGTGGCCCCATGGGGAGACGGGGGCGGCCAGGCCTCCGTAGATGCCGGGGGCAGCCAGGCCTCCGTAGATTccgggggcggcggcggcgacggcCAGGAGAGCGGCGAATACGACCTGGAACCACATACTCTACCGTAAATGGACGTCcacaataggtacataatatagtAATTTAGTAAACGATACATCTTTTGCCTTTACTTGAGTGACAGTGTTCCTATTTGATCGATTCAGGTAACCACTAAAGTATCATATCATATTATTCTATCTTGAAGCCAGATTTTATGAGCAGCTATATAGCTAGCAAGTTTCGTGTTTTCTAAGGTATCATTAGTCAATCAGAATTAATTTGTTAACTCGGAACAACTGCACAAAGTGATTTTTCACTTTGTGCCCCACCAGAGAATCAAACCTTAGAGGACCAGCCTTTAGAGGGTCTTTAACTCCCTAACTAGCACGAAGTCGTCAGtcatattaataatttatagaAGTTATTTCACATGGTTGTTTAGTTTGCCCTTGCTCATCTGTGAGTCAATTTctcgtttaattaaattaaccaGTTTTACCACCATGTATTACACAACGAATTAAATGTTAATCTTTAAATAATCGCTCTGATATATGGACAGCAGGAAATTGAATATACTGAAAGCTTTTTTAGATGCAGCTTTCATATTATCCGTGTATCTAACATCCTTCTACTAACAGGAAAATAATTAAGCATAACCAAGTATAGATTCATCTAAAGTGGTAGGTAATTGAATTAGTGATATTATCTTTTTGTGTTAAAGTCTATGCCTAAATCTATGGTCTGAATGAAAAACAGTTTACTTAAGGTCGATTCCCCCAAGAAAGcaacaaatatcttttcaaaGGGCATCATGTTTCTTTTAAATGTCAATTGGTTTGTTTAAAAGTTTATCATCTGAACAAAATAATGAACACACGAGTAAAAGTTACAAACATCGAATTAAAGCTCCAAAAAGGTATTTATAAGCTTAACATTCTTTTTATGTGAAGAAAATTGAAGATTGTTTAACTCAACAACTTCGTTGTTCAAAGGGTTCAAGTTAAAACAATTTAACTTATTACGTACTTACGTCAACGTCATATTAACTTAAAATAgatgaaaagaaaataaatatggaATATGTGTAGAAAGGAATTTCTATTTCAAGTTACtattaatttgataaattttaGAAACATTCATAGTTTACAGGTGCGTTAAAGtttgatattaattaaattattataatgttgAACGCATACATGTAGTCTAAAATACACAATCGTAATGTAAGTACATTTGTAAACTTATTTCTAAAATATCTAAACTTATAAAATtacaccatacaaaaaatattttagagaaAAGGGCTGTGCTATTAGCATATTATATTCTGAatcctattatattttttcaacGGCAAACGGGTAAACCTATATTTAGCGCGTATCTTTTGAAGATCAAAGCAAATTAATGGATTTATATCTGTATCAGTCAAATAAATTGCGgcttataatttatttagattCGGGGTATGAGTCGTTTCCTAAGTAATCACATCAAACTTACAATGATACTCAGTAACAACAAATGTTTTAGGGAATCAGGGCTTTGTGGTGGGtggttacaaaaaaatatataagacTATGTAAGTAACTATACCTAGACTGGTATCTAGTCGGGCTATAATCAATTCCTTTCTAACTGGACCGGTCCGAACAATCGCAAGGCACCACCAGTACTTGACATAGATACTTATTGCACCCGATGTCCTTTGGTTTCTGACGAGTTATTCTTATAGACCTAAATATTTCTACTGATATGTGGGTAATCGCTATGAACCCATTCGGGTTCGTAATCTATGTCCATTTCAAGAATTACTGCGCCAGTTATTTTATGTTCGATGTAAGAAAATTCTTAACAACATTTGTGTTGGTTTTACTAGCATGCTGCGTAGGCTTCGCTCAAAAGCATACACATAGAATTTATATCTGGAAAACTATTAATAGTTAACATAAACCTTTTTCATTCATTAGCCAATCTATAAGACAAAAGTATATTCAAAGTCAAGAATATAGTTTCTAACAGATTTAGCGGGCCAATTTCATTTAATACCTGTCACCAATGCATATTACAGCTGCCTTTGATTAATGCGCAAAAATGTACTCACCAAACTTCAATTTAAGAAtacttgtaataaaattatattttttactgagTAACTAGCTATAAAATGCGCTCAGCATTTATTAGACCAGTTATCCTTAGTAACACGGGCAAGGATTGTTTCCAATACACGTGGAAATGGACACCTTTGTCTATGAAATTATCATTGACTATTCCTAATTTCCTATGTCCCTTCCCACAGTTACCGTAACTTAATTCAATCCACAGTTCATCCGAATACACgagttaaataattaaatagtgGGGTCGTGGAACTCATTTCAAGGAAACGTTGTTAATTAAAGAATTTCGTACTTTTCGTAATGATTACTTAATTTGGGTCAAATGctaatttttttataagtacATAGGTACCTGCCTTTTTTAATCGCGAATAACAACCAATGAAACCTTTCATGCAAATGATATCACCTCATTTCGCCATAGAGACCTACAAAACATTTATTATGCGATGAAAGAAAATAGAACGTTCCGTTATTCACAAAATCTATAAAGGGATTTGTGAAGTCGGTGAATAATTGCCGCCTTTTGGGAAACGATAAACAAGttgtttgtttgaattttatgggtGATAAAATAAAGGACGTCAAATGCATCGATAGAGATCAAAGGTGACATATTTCAGTGGCTTGTGCTAGCTTTTTCGCGATGAAAACATGTTTTTGTCTAAACATATTTTTCAAACCCTTTGATGGAATAATTATAAGGAATAACGTTCAGAAAGGGCCTCTTTATGTTAATTCAAACCGACATGTGTCGTGATAGCTTAGCAatctacacaatattatttgctttataattttgtttctgAATGTACTTATTTGTTATCAGTTTTAGGGTGTTTGCGTATTGATGTGAGATTGCTACAGGAAGTACTTACGAGTACTTAGAGCAAATGAATTTTCGGAACTTATTATAAGTATTTCTAGTAACTGTCCCATTGTAAAAATACAAGGGCATTTTTTaagtacgaatttaaccttACAGTCATTATGGCATTTATTTCTCATGGGATTAAAAATATAAGCCCGATGAACATAATTGAAAATTCAGAGTGCAATCGCTTGTTACATGGGTCAATTAACATATCCTTCGCTGAACGCGTGGGTACTAAAATGCACTACTTGCGTCAAATTTGCATCTTTACTGCAGTTTCTGAAAAGTTTATTGGACGTTTCTTAACTGCTTGTAATATGAATCTGTAGACggttgaaataataaatatttaccgAGACTTAAAAAAGGTCCGAATATTTAAAGGGAAAAAAGTATTAAGACATAAAAAGTTTTTCTGGAAGTTTCGAATTCTCGCTAAACGATGACAAACAAAGAGGCCTTTTGCTCAATTTGCTAATGTTTGTGATAACAAAGGAGGTAATTAAGTTGAAGATTTTCCAGTAACTAAAAATCTTGCAAATACCTCAGAACCAATGATGTTTTCATAGAAATCGAATTGCTTAATTTAAAGAGTCAACCCTTTTCACTTTAAGGATTATAAGTAAACGTCGCGCCGCGTGTCGTCACATTGTTTTGATGAAAGCTTTAGGCAGAGTAATTGTAAAGGAATTCTCGAAACTTTATTTATACTAATTCTATAGCTTTCAGCTTGAACATTAGTTAGGTACCAATAACAGATTTAACTACTCTTTACCTCAGTATCGTTTCATAAATGTTCCATGAAATTATAGCGGAAGTTTTAATCTAAAtactgaaattgaaaaaataacttgaaaataatatttactacaTACAATACGATCCCTAATGTTTATATCTTGGTCATATTACTAATTTgtattgttataaaataaatgaaagaaaTTGTATTGATTGGTCTTGTTGTAAAGGCACGTGCACACCCCAAGATTCACAATGTTTAGGCTAGAGGTCAAAAAGATACACAAACACAGACACTCGAGAAACATTTGCAATAAAGTTGCTGGGTAAATTTGCGAGCCGGGTAAAAAAACACTGGACCGGTGGAATTGGACCGAAAAACGTAACTTATGTCGACCGGATGGCAAATAGTGCGGCCTTGGGAGGTCGTTACCGCCCGAGAATGTCAGGGAATGATAAAAAGTGATTGAGCGATAAAAAAGATGGCCGTCGATTTTTACTACTTTGTCGGTTAAGTTATAAAATTCaagttgaaaatataaaaatgtttgttattCGGTAATCAGTTTTTGTATACTGATTAAAATTTATCCAGTTTATTCTAATAGATGggtgatgattatgatgaataCCTTTCTATATTTAGTAAATAAAGGAAATAtcaattatacaaaaaaaattaaaacgtcatggttaaaattcttaaaaattaTACTAGAGCAGACTTAATGAAcctatatgtataaataaacccaactaagtaggtattttattagtaaTCATAAAcgtaaacattttataatttttgttgtTCTAAAGCTTTTCCCTACTTACTCTGACATcgatttttcaataattttgtacAATAAAGCTTTCAAACATGGGGGTTTCCTGTCATCCAAGCATACTTATTTGCTGTTGAACTTTTCATTGTAATCATTAATGTAAACAGAACATTGTAAATCCaggactttaaaaaaaaagttatggttATTATGAGACTTCCCTCTGTCAAGCCTGCGGGCTTTAAGATCCTTTGCTAGAAAGCTTTACAAATAGTAAGACGGAATTAATATTGGTAGTTCAGGGATAAAACGATTACGTATTACACGTATACacataattatttcattattaatttgctCTAATAGTCCAAAGGATTTCAAAGTTGATACACTTTAGCTTCTTATCTCTGATTCGAGGAAACCAAATTCATTAATTTACTAAGAATGTTCAATCAATCTCGTAAATTATTTTCTCTGAAGCTTTCTCTAATTGAGTTTATGTGCCTAAGTTCattctaaaacattaattttattgttatttccgTTAAGCTCAATTTCTACTGAAcgataaaaattacaataatgaaaatgatactgaaaagtctgtattcaatttagaccaattTGGCacttgtgaaaaaaataataataaaaaaggtaccCATAAGGAACTCTTTaaatgtctccttatcttttgttCGGTAGTgaagcgcttcgagacaaacatattatGGCAAGCCTAAGGAAAGTGACGAGAAGAAACTCCGGAATAAACTCAGATCCTATTAAGATTTTCTATTGTCTATGttagttattaattttctaGGCTggataaaaaactttttaaagatCTTACCAGCTTGTACATTTTGAAGGGTGGGTGGTGGGGATGTCTTAAAGTGACGAAGGAGGGTGTGTGAGCGAATGTGCTTAGGGACCGATCGTATGGCCTTTTATACACATATTGGCTAATTCAAATCCGTCTAACCCTACCTGCGGCCCAGGCCTAGGTCATATGTATCAGCCTTCATAAGTACGGATAGCAACAAAGTAAGCAGTGGGAACCCTTTTTCATGAGCGCACTGCAGTTATTTTTGGGGAAATtcgattaaatattttttccctatTATGTTACCTAACAGTGACCTTACGTGTGttttaccataatttaaatgtattaaTCAAATCAACAACAACCAGAAATTTTCGGAAACATTAATGTATTATGTGTCGCCGCGATGCGCAAACAGAAGACGTACCTACTTAAAGCGAATACGAAGAAATCGTATCAGATCATACagaaaattgaagaaaaaatgaCCTTCATTCCAGTTTTTGGAATTTTCTTTCATGTATTTTCAATTGGTTTTGAAGAATTTACTCTTACGtggtaggtaatttaatttatttcccaatAAGTCTGTAAAGACATGTGTACGTTCAAATGGataaataaacatacaaataaatgttttatttcacgTATAAAGTAACATCTAACAATAAAAATCACAACCAGTGTCAGACTATAGTCTATAGTACCTACACCGACTACAGATTTGCTACTCAATTGCTACAATTTTTATCTTATACGTACAAACATAAGATTATAAACaaatgcccgcggcttcacccgcgtgaaatttagtttgtcacagatcgtcataaattatagtgggttataaacattaatactgtaaagtttcgtcaaaatccgttcagtagattttgcgtgaaagagtaacaaacatccagatatccagacatccaaactttcgcatttataatattagtaggaaatattagtaggataggatagcgaaaaatatatatttttgaaaatttgcgACAAACGCGGGTAAATCGTATGTGCACATAGCAAACCATTATACATaaaatgtatgtaggtactcttGTGTCATCGTGTATTATCTAGAGTCAGATATAACTAGTTGATGAATGGTTTTGTACATATATGTACCATTTATTATGAGGTGATGTAGGAACAGTGTTAATTGCAATCATGACAATAGTTAGGTACACATGCGAGTAATCTGCACGCTATGTGGTGAAATTCTAGTGCAtaccattattattttattctaaatacaCGTTGTAAAAAAGGTCGTAAAATATTACATACTTATTAAGCCAACCGTACACTGTACACTTGGTTGTTAAGTTAGATGTATTTTTAAATCTACTCATATTATACGTGCAATACTGTAAACGGCAATTAAATCATTTGATACTTTAATTTTAGAATACACTCTTCATAAGACTTGTTTAGATAATGGtcttttcaagtttttttttgtagtaaaGCGTGAGCTTTTAGAACTTATCAAGTTTTTTTAGTTAATGGAGTGTAGGTAGCTCtattttttgggtattttaCTTGCGTAGAAACCTCtgaattagattaaaataaaatattgcaattggtaaattgtaaaatatgtaattggtcaaagtaggtactattatttataactttattgTGTCATCATTACATTATTGTCCTctattattaggtactttagaAATGGAATGGATGAATCAATGCAAGCGCTTTCAGGTGAAAAGTCTCAATTGAAATTCTAACAAATGAAACGATCAAGACTTGTAAGTCCAAGTTTACAGGCTTGCTTACTGTTCGCTAAAATTTATCACTCTATACTCGTACATGAAAATTGCCCTGTGAGGCTTACATGTGACCGTAATTAGGGCAGGGCGTTTTCAATGACACTATTCCACGACCATATCTACTTATCAGTTGGTCAGCTGACTTCTAACTTAACAAATCACACTGATACAGGCGTTCGTTAGGTGCGGGCGCTGTATTGGATAATTTAGATACCTACCTTATTAATTCTTTTTTAAGTGTTCGGTGGTATGTAATTCTTTGATTCtacttaggtatattttttttttcatagctgttttgtaataaatgtaatatgaAATCTTCGAGagaattcttaaaaaaatattttaattttcaaatttgATCTAAACTCGCGTGGTGTAAAATTTAGATCCACTTGGGGACTTTTTACTTgttcaatttataaatattaatattttgaatttttaaactttttagagAACCGTTATCTACAACCGTTTGAATGTAAATAGTGTGTCCCCATTTCTCCATTCGTTTTCATACATGAACAACTTAACCCTAGTGCTTACACCCGTTCCGATTACATGACATTAGGTTGGGGTGCCCTAAAACCTAACGCCGAATACTCAAGATTTTTGGGGCGGTGTCAGATAAAAGCTGTCGTTAATCAATGTCGCGTAAGACCGACTATTGGACTCACACATAATACTTGGGGAATTTCGGAAATGTAGTAGTTTTTTCTTTTGAGGCAAATAACTAAACGATTTTAAGTAAGCGTatgtgcatttttttatttaggtatcaGACTCCAAAGTAATTGAGGGTAGGTAACTTTGTTATCTTTAAGTTTGAGTATTAagttataataagcattttttcttgttttaatGCCAAATAGTTCTTTCTGATTGTTTGAAGTATTATGTTACACTTGACAACCTTGGTTTAGTGGTAACAATCGGCAGCTGTAGATCGAAGCTTTCTTAACCCAGTTGTTACGGATATCCCTTTTTTCTTACGATTCCTGTGATTTTGCATATATCGGCTATTTAATGCATCAATGCAAcaggaaaaaaacaaaaaaaaatattggtcttACGGAAACGCTGGAAAATGGTGTTTGATATACGGAACGCTAGTAATATGTAGGTACGGCCACTTGTATGAACTTAGAGATAATACCAACTCTTTGCGACTTGCGTAAGTTATtaaagtatttgcataaaatatggaatattcattaataaaaaaatattca
The DNA window shown above is from Ostrinia nubilalis chromosome 13, ilOstNubi1.1, whole genome shotgun sequence and carries:
- the LOC135077155 gene encoding neuropeptide-like 3, yielding MYKLVVFAALLAVAAAAPGIYGGLAAPGIYGGLAAPVSPWGHGIVGAPLVSAPIVKAAVPVATSYANSVRIASPAVAVAPQYAVAAHAPVIAAPYGHAW